CCGCCCACGTGCGGTGCGCGGACGCTGCCCGCGCCGGTGCCCGCGCCGCCGCACTCGGGGAATCCCCCGCGGAGGTGGAGGCGATTGCCGAGCGGCTCGCCGGCGGCCGGGCGCAGGTGCAGGTCTCGCACCAGGGGCAGTGGGTGCGGGTCGAGGTCCGCGCCACCCTGCCGCTGGGGCCGCTCGCCGGCTTGATCCCCATCTCCGCCCAGCTCAGCACCCCGGTCGAGCCCGGGCTGACCGGGGCGCTGCCATGACCTCGGTGATGGCGCCCGCCGCCCGGGACCGGGGATCGGCCACCGTGCTCGTGCTGGCGATCCTGGCGGCCGGACTCGTGCTGATGGTTCTTCTCGGCGCTCTCGTGCACGCGAGCGTGGCCCGCGGTACGGCACAGGCGGCTGCCGATCTCGCCGCGATCGCGGCCGCCGGGGAGGCCGCCTCCGGTGGGCCGGACCCGTGCGCGCTCGCCGAACGGGTCGCCGAGCGCAACGGCGGGCAGCTGAGCTCGTGCGCCGTGGGCGATGGTGCCCTGACCGACGTCGAGGTGCGGGTACCGGCCACGCCGCTGCCGGGCTGGGACCAGGTGGCGGTCGCGGCCGCCCGTGCCGGGCCCGTCGGGCTGTGACGGTGCCGGCCGTGCTCAGGGAGCACGGGTGCTTGAGAGACTGGGACCGTGACCGATCCGGAGGCCCAGTCGTCGATCCAGGCGGCGACCCAGGTCCCCGCCGCGCTGACCTCACTGCTCATCGCGCGGCGCCACCGGGCCGGTCTCGTGCATGTGGAGACGGTGCCGGCGCGCGCGGCCCGTCACGCCGCGTGGCCGGCATGGGCAGACCCGGACCTGGTCGCCGGATACGCCGCCCGTGGCGTCGAAGGTCCCTGGGAGCACCAGGTGGTGGCCGCCGACGCCGCCTGGTCGGGCCGGCATCTCGTGCTCGCCACCTCGACCGGATCGGGCAAGTCGCTCGCGGCGTGGCTGCCCGCCATCACGGCGGTCCGCCGCAGCGCCCGTGAGCAGGGCAGCAGCATCGCGGCCCTGAGCCGGCGGCCCACCACCCTCTACCTCAGCCCCACGAAGGCGCTCGCAGCTGACCAGCTGCACGGCCTGGAGACGCTGCTGCGCACCGCCGGCATCCGGGACGTGCGCGCCGCCACCTGCGACGGCGACACGGCGCTCAGCGAACGGGACTGGGTGCGCGACCACGCCGACCTGGTCCTGACCAACCCTGACTTCCTGCACTTCTCGCTGCTGCCTCGCCACCAGCGGTGGCAGCGGCTGCTGCGCGGGCTGCGCTACATCGTCGTGGACGAGTGCCATGCCTACCGCGGGGTGCTCGGCGCGCACGTCGCCCTCGTGCTGCGCCGGCTGCTGCGGCTCGCGGCGCACTACGGCGCCCGTCCGACGGCGATCCTCGCCTCCGCGACCACCGGGGACCCCGCCGCCTCGGCCGCGCGGCTGCTGGGCGCGCCCGCCGAGGAGATGACCGCGGTGGTCGAGGATGCCTCCCCGGCCGGGCGGCGCACGGTGGCCCTGTGGCAGCCACCGGAGTTGGAGGAGGGTGCGCCGCTCGAGGTGGAGGACGAGGGCGCGCAGGACCCCGGTGGGTCGCCGTGGCGGGCCAGCGGGATACCCAGCGGGACTCCGGCCGAGGCGCCTCGGAGATCCACCCTCGCCGAGACCGCCGACCTGCTCGCCGACCTGGTCCGCGACGGGCGTCGC
Above is a window of Ruania suaedae DNA encoding:
- a CDS encoding TadE family type IV pilus minor pilin; the encoded protein is MAGVRAPRERGSVTAELAVLLPAVVLVLVIVLTAAAAGAAHVRCADAARAGARAAALGESPAEVEAIAERLAGGRAQVQVSHQGQWVRVEVRATLPLGPLAGLIPISAQLSTPVEPGLTGALP
- a CDS encoding Rv3654c family TadE-like protein: MTSVMAPAARDRGSATVLVLAILAAGLVLMVLLGALVHASVARGTAQAAADLAAIAAAGEAASGGPDPCALAERVAERNGGQLSSCAVGDGALTDVEVRVPATPLPGWDQVAVAAARAGPVGL